The Rattus norvegicus strain BN/NHsdMcwi chromosome 2, GRCr8, whole genome shotgun sequence nucleotide sequence TCAgtctgtttttcttctattctgaaatgaagagaaacttaggGACTTTTCTAAGGTTCCAGGTAGTAATTGTCAGTCACCCACACATGTCAAGGCTGTCACTGGACAAAACAAGTACTTAGGGGAAATGCCAAGGGCTTGAATCGATTTTGAATCAATTACACCTACATTTCCCACGTGTCTCTCCTGAGACTCATTCAAGATTTTGTGTCCTTTGGATGCTAGCCTGGACATTGACTTTGTATTTTAGTTCATCCATTTAGGAAAactttcttctcattttcctcCAGCTCTGGCACAGCATGATATGTGAAACTCACATGGTACAAGATACTAAATtatatctttataaaaatatggtcCAAACCCAGATTCTGACTCTTCCTGGCCTGCTAGGCTTCTACTATGAACCTTAAAAACGATGTCTCTACAGCACGTGATTCTTTCCTGAGGGCAGACTATTTGCAGGTCTTGGTGGGCTTTAAGGGGTGTGCCTTGTACTGTCTGGGACCCTGGACATCACAGCAGTGGGCCTCATGGAGGGAACTGGGACTAGCATGGCACAGACTCTGTGCTTTGGCAGTTGCCCCCTTGAGTGAGGACCCCGTCAGTGTGATTTCAGGACTTGTGGGGGGCTCTTGGCCTCCCTCTTAAACAGGGATCagatgaagacagagacagtccATTTTCACAAAAACCCAGGAAGAATTGCTCCTTCTgatgaacagagaaataatgcGTCGTTGTTTTCATGACTGTTTGAACAGAGAGCGCATCAAGTTTTGCTGTGAGCAGCTGCGCACCCTCCTGCCATACGTCAAGGGGAGGAAGAGTGATGTGGCTTCCGTCATCGAGGCCACAGTTGATTATGTGAAGCAGGTCCGGGAGTCTCTCTCGCCAGCCATTATGGCCCAGGTACTCAGTTTCTAAAGCCCTATCCATGCTTCCATGcccagtttttatttttgtttctgtagcTGCACATCCGTGTGTCTGTAGGTCTGTTTTTACATATGTGTCTCTGTACTTGTTTAGATTACAGAATCCCTTCAGAGCAATAAGAGGTTTTCTAAGAGACAGATGCCCATCGAGCTGTTCCTCCCCTGCACAGCCACATCACAGAGGTATGGCAAGGGCgtgtgagtctctgtgttgtTTCCCCACCTTGTTCATGCTGGGTGATTGTGCAGGAACCGAGAACACACACCGTGAGAGCCTTGGTGTTCGTTAGGGATTCACGAGTGTCTCCCACTGCCAATACTGCACATCTTATTACTGTGGTGAACACACCCAGTGTCCTAGGACACACACCCTGTTAGCCCTGAGAACCTTGAAATGGAGCCTCCATCTCAGTGACTCCGCTTGTCCAGCAGGGGCAGGATGGATTCTGTAGTTGTTGTTCTCTGTCAGGGTTAAGGACCGTGGAGCATCTAGAACTAGATAGTAAGTACTCCTGAAACTCACAGGTACAAAATGTGACATGCCAAGAGATGACTTCCTCACTCAAGTCGTATAAGTCTATGCaagcaaagagaaacaaaaagaacttttgAAGGAACCTCAAAGGTCCCAAGTACCACTATGTTatattcaaataatttttaaaaacatttttttattaacttgagtatttacatttcgagtgttattccctttcccggtttccgggccaacatccccctaacccctcctcctccccttctttatggttgttcccctccccatcctcgacccattgccgccctccccccaacaatcacgttcactggggcttcagtcttagcaggacccagggcttccccttccactggtgctcttactaggatattcattgctacctatgaggtcagagtccagggtcagtccatgtatagtctttaggtagtggcttagtccctggaagctctggttgcttggcattgttgttcataaggggtctcgagccccttcaagctcttccagttctttctctgattccttcaatgggggtcctgttctcagttcagtggtttgctgctggcattcgcctctgtatttgctgtattctggctgtgtctctcaggagagatctatatccggctcctgtcggcttgcacttctttgcttcatccatcttctctaattgggtgggtgtatatgtatgggccacatgtggggcaggctctgaatgggtgttccttctgtctctgttttaatctttgcctccctattccctgccaagggtattcttgtaaaaatatggaacgcttcacgaatttgcgtgtcatccttgcgcaggggccatgctaatcttctctgtatcgttccaattttagtatatgtgctgccgatgCGAACACATATTCAAATAATTTATAACTGAGACTTGTCAGGGTTTTTTAGAGCTTGACTAATAGaaaagggcctggagagatgactcaggagttaagagcactgactgctcttgcagaggacctgggttcagttcctagcaatcTCATGGCAACTTACAACCAACTGTAACATGAGTTCCATAGGacctggtgtcctcttctggtctctgtagggACTGCATAGGCAGTCCACAGACGTACCTGCAAGCAAACAGTCATAATATAAACAAGTAAATCTTTTTAGACACAATTTAGAAAAGCCTTTGGATTTAGCACTGTTGATATTTCTACCCGGAGAGAGGTGCAAAGtgaatcttttcttctttccaggGGAGATGCTATGCTGACAAGTGCTTTCTCACCTGTGCAAGAGATCCAGCTCCTGGCTGACCAGGGCTTGAATGTCTATTCCATGCCTGCTGCAGGAGGACCTTTGGAGGAAGCTGTGAGAGGTGAGCTATGCCTAACGCCCTGTAGCTCACAGTGCATGTGAATGAAGGCTCTGCAGCCCTTGGGTTTCCCCCAAGTCCCCATTCATTTCCTGTCATAACCATGTGGTCAAGTGGAGCTGAAACATTGTCCAGTAAGTCCTGGCTTCACCATCTTGAAGTATTTAAATTGAGTCCTTTAGTTTCTTTTGTGTCACTGGCAGAATTCCTGACAGAGAGCCCCCAGGAAGGAAATGTTTAACTCCTAATGCTGGAGGACATAGTCTGTGATGGCAGAGGCAAGTGTGGCACCATTCACACAGTAGGACATTAGAGTCAGGGGAGCAGGAGTCAGAGCAGGATTCACACAGTAGGCCATCACAAAGCAGGGGTCAGGAATCTGAGCaagaaggaagcagaggtggaAGACCCCAGCTCCAGCCATCTATATTCTATCACCTAAAGGTTACACAGATCCACAAAACAGTGCCACTAGCCAGGGAGCAAGTTTTATAAACAAGACTGGGTGGCATTTCAGATTCAACCACAGGAGTATCTTAGGGGCAgaagcaatggctgctcttgcagaggtcctgggtttagttcccagcacccacatggtagttcacaatcctttgtacctccagttccagagccTCTCTGAGTACTGCATACACATAGTGAACACACATGAAtgtatgcaaatacacacacacacacacacacactaaaaaggTATCCTGGAAACTGCCTCAGATTGAACATAATTTCCAAAAAATATCTTACTAACAGATGATAAGTATATTGATAAATTTACTTCTTATGGAGATGAAGTCTAATGGGAATCACAGTATCTCTCAGTACCCGTATAGGATTTGTTCCAAGTCCCTCTGCAGATACCAGATCTTCAGAGTCTCAAGTTCCTTCCATAAAATGGAATATCATTTGCATAGAACCTGGGCGTATACTCCTGCTTATACTCGAAGTCTATTGTGGGTAGGATGATACCTGATATACAATGTAAATTTACACAAATGATTGTTATATTACATTGTTTAAAGAACAAAGTCTGTCCATGTTTTGTATAACCTCACTGTAGttgattttaaagaaaacaaaaacctttgaATCCATGGTTAGTTGGATCCCCAGCCCAATGATATAGAGGACCGACTGCTCATTAATTCAGTGCTGACTGTGTGCTGTGCATTTACAATGTTTATTTACTTCTTTCAGGTCTTTAATTAGAGGCCCTACTCTGAGTCCTTCTGAACCACCTGGTTAAAGCTACTTGTTACAGTGTGTACACACAGTTCATGTACACACAGTTCATGTACACACAGTTCATGTACACACAATTCATGTACACACAGTTCAGCCACTCTTAGCccactttcctcttgggctgtCTTCCTGGTTCTTACCTCCTGtgctttttctgtgtgtgctCTGTTATTGCTGTCTTCTTCCACTACAGTGCCAGCTCCGTGAAGGGAGGGACTTTCCGCTCCTGTTTTGTTCATTGCTGTATTTTTAGTAGAGCAACCACACTAGAGCAGTGGAGGCCAAGAAATACTACATATACTACAAACACCCATGTGGACACACGCAACCTCCTTCCAGAGGCACTGCTGTTAGGTTTTCAGCAATCCCTGGTGTTCCCACGTAGTTATGGAAATAATGGTGGGAATGAACCAAGCCAGAGGAAAAGCATCCAGGGCCAGTGTGTGGCTTTCAGTGTTCCTGAAGGCTACTGTCTCCACGCAGGACCCAGTAGAATGTAGACTTCTTTCTAATAGAGTGGCTGGTGTTGCGTGACAAGAAGTCTCCTGTCCTCAGCTTGTCTTTTGTGACTCTTCCTGATTCCTTCCTCCTAAGGAGACCTATGTTGTCATTGCATCCCACCGTGTTGGGAGCATCCTTATCCATCACTGTCCCTCTGGTTCTCAGCTTGGCGTCCCTGCCTCAGAGATGGAAGTGCACGGGTAGATGAGTGCAGTTATTTCTTCGTGTGGACCTCAGTGGCAGACAGGGTCACTAAAGCAAACTGGTCTGCTCAGTGTGCCAACTGTGACTTGCATGTAGACATGGCATGCATGTCTAGGGGACCAGGGGGAGTTCTGGGACAAATGGCATTCCTTCAGTTGTGTCCAAAGTCAGAAGAGAAGGGGCCAAAGTAGAACACAGCCCTCCTTGGTCCTGCAATCAAGGAAATAAATGCAGGACCCTTCAATGCTCTACTTAGGCCTTTCTCTTGACCACCTGGGGAGAATGGAGGAGAATAGGAAAAAGTCACCAGTTAAGCTATTCAGAGTGCCTGTAGCTCAGTGTGGCATGTGATGACTAAAGTCATCCAAATTAAGCTGAATTAAGGTGGGGCCATGCTCAGTGCCTcttaaggatatatatatatatatatatatatatacacctttatatacaatataaatatatatatatatatatatacacctttATATACAATACTGTTTATGTTCTGTAAAAACAGTGTTGATGACAACAAGGTCAGCATTTTCTATACTTGAGTGTTTTGTGAAATCACGTCACCTAGAGACCACTCTGTGAAAGACAGAGTTATGCTAGGATTGTACACTTACAAGACATGCAGCCTCAAAGAGATCTGGGAGATCAATGAATCAGAACCCTCAATTTAGTCACATCCTATTTAAAAAGTAACTGACTATactaatatatacatgcatacacacacacacacacacacacacacacacacacacacacacacacacacaccgtcctCTGAAACCGCTTGAGACACGAATGTGCAGTGTTTATATTGAGCTGTTACAGGAGCAGGCTGGGTTTTCCTACCAGTGTTTAAGTGCAGTAGCTGTGTGCAATATGAGGAAGTGAGATAGAGGGCCATGTATTCCCAAAGCTGTAGTCAGAGCCACACAAGTGTGCACAATGCTCACAGacacctgttttctttcttgttacaGGTCAGCCGGGCTCTGTTTCAGAGGATCTTTATAAGACTCGAGTCCCCAGCACGACTCTCTCTCTGAACTCCTTCCATGCTGTCAGATACTGCTCTGGACCCGTCTCTCCCCATGAGGCAGCTGCCAGAACAAACCAGAacatttccatttatttaccACCCACTGGGCCCAGTGTGTCCAGCTTTACTCCTCAGCACTGCAATGCCATGCTTTGCCCAACACGCCCAGCCAGCTCCAGTTGTCTGGTAAGTGAGTAAGAGACTCCTGTGGTCTCTGAGTAAGACTGGATCCTCTCCAGCCAGCGAAGGCCCTGAGCCACCCTTGGCTGATAATGTCCTGGTCTCAAAGCTCAGAGTCTGCACCCCAAGGGCTGTGTTGGTTTCTAAGTCACTATCTGAGTGCTGATAATTGCTGTAGTTAACCCAGTCCCTTATTCTTCTCGCTGCAGACCTGGTACCTGGATGCCTGCTGTCACAAATGTGGAAGCGGTCTAGCTAGTCTAGCATTAGGTGACCTGTTGGACACTGGCTTTTTTGGATCTAGttacctcttcctctccttctcccctgtgCTTCTACCCAGAATTCCTTGGATTCGACAGTCCATTCTATGAGCAGTTCATTCTTAGCTGACCCCCTAACTGCCTCTGTTGTCTCTCGGCATCAGAAGGCACCCGCACTAGATGGAAACCCATCCTTCATTCACCATCGGGCAGAGCTCAGATACCGGCTTTTATGGACCGGCTGTTtgagcagcctgtgctctgacGCTGTGCTTGCTGGTATTTCTGGGGAAGTAGTGTCTACAGACATTGCACTCACACTCATGAAGTGTCGGGGATacaagcagagaggcaggcagcagTGATATGGGTTGAAGCGTGAAGGTAGAGGACATATAGTTGAGTAAATGCTGACTGGTGGAGAAGTATTTACAGTCTAAGCCAAGACCTAGAAACAAAGATTAACCTCACAGGGGTCTGGAATCAGAGATAAATAGAGAAAAAAGAGTTTAGGGGTAGGTGAACCAGCAACATACAGTGAAGTTGTTTGTGGAAACCATACTAGGTCATCTATTCTTTGTACTTAAAAGCCATGGTCTAATGACACCTAATATAACTCTTCTagggcaaaaagaaaaatgtcatcatCTCTATGTGACCTCTGTGAAACAGGAATAATAGTGACTGTGTAAAGACGTACTTGTGAGAAAGACGTGCCAACGTGAATTAGAGAAAACTTAGAATACTCATGCCAGTAATAGTCAGAAAAGAAAGGCCAAGACAAATGAAGAGGATGCTATAGTACTGATTGATGGGTTGATTgattcattgattgattgattgattgattgagtggACTGAGATGAGATCCTGCCTTGTTGTCTGCTCTGGTCTTGAACTTTTGGTTTCAAGTGATCCTTCTGCTTAAACCACCCCCCCCAAATATTGGGATTTACAGCTCACACACCAACCTAACACATTAATTTCTAGTTGCTGGCATGTACTTAccttatatgtttttgttttagagtttttataagaaaataattatttttgctatttttattttgttttggtttttgaagtatgtgtgtgtgtgcatgcatgtgcacgtgtgtctgtgcTCACCgcagtgcacatgtggaagtcagaggacaactcttgaGAATTGTTTCTTACTTCTTCcttgtttctgcttctctcttgtttctgttgcAGTGCACTTCCGGCCATGAGCTCCCAGCCAGTTCTCGCACTGCCTCATCCAGCATCTTTCGTGGGTTCCGAGAATCAGACTCGGGTCACCAGGCTTCTCAGCAACCCACTGGGCCGTCTCTGCAGCCTCAAGACAGCagttacttttaagaaaaattaatgtttgtaAACATGTAGTTTAGTTGCCTGAAGACGCCAGTTGGCTTTATTAACTTTCATGATACAGAAATGCATTTGTGACATTGTGAGTAAGGATGGGTTAGACTCAATTACTgtgttcttctccctccctcccaacagTTTGGGGCGTAAACAGTCCGTGTGTGGGGCTCATGTTCTAGACCACATACTGGGCACACTTGTTCAGTTGAGGAAGAAGGGACAAAGAAAGATATTTGAAAGCTGCTGATCGTGTTGTCTGATAAATGTGCTAGAACCTTCCAAAGATACATAGAAAGATAGTAGATGGCAGTGACAGCCTTGTCACTCAGGCATCTTCATCCATGTCGGGATTTCCCAATGCATCAGGAATCTGCAGGCCgagtgacaccccccccccacacacacacacaaattcatttTACCAAAAATATAATTGTTCACGTTGTGAAAAACATACTACAAAGAATACCTATGTGGAGGTAAACATCTAAGACCAGGACGTCCCAGGGTAGCTGTAGCCTGGGGGTTGCTTCTGTCATTGATTTCTAGTTGGTATCTTCTCTAGATTTGGCATTTTGGAGAGCCCCCTTCTTCATTCATCATCCACACTAAAATAATCAGGGAGATGTGGAGCAACTGTGCTTGTCCATTTGGTGATTCCAGATAAACTGATATGCTTTTGATTGCATTTTGCAATCTTGTGAGTGGAATGGCAGCCAGGAGGGGCACTTACTTTTCCTTGCTGGGCCACAGATAAGTGCTTGGTCCTGTCCTTGTACGTGTGTTtgctggaaaccaggaaagagagggggggtGGTTTTATATTTCACTGAAATGTTCTTACACAAACGTTTTATTGTTAAAGTGTAATCCattgttttgtttaataaaatactTTCTCTTTTAGTAAGTGTGCACGGAATTTGATTTTATTAAGTTTTTGAGAAGCTTAATAATTACTTTGGCTTTTTTCTGGTTATGAGTTCTTTGAAGATACCAAAATGACCAACTGTGGATATGGGATACACGATGTGGAGCGCCTCGATGTGTCCAACTAAGGTTCTATGCCTCTAGGGTGGGTAATGACTGTCTCCAGCCAGCTGCAGCTGCTTTGGCTGGCATTGGAAGAGAAGGTGTAGAGATGTCTTGGGCTCTCTATGCATTgacctctccctggctggcctcttttactGCTGGAAACGCTGTTCAGATGGGAGTTTCTCCAGGTTGACACCTGGGTCCTGAGAGAAGCGGTGGCCAGGGATTCTAGGAGAAAAGTCTCACTGAGCCTGACTCCAGGAGCCATTTGTCCGCTCCCTCTGTCCCCATTTTCCTTTCAATGAGGACAGGAGCCTGCCTGACTCATACTTACAACCTTTTTATTCGAGGCTGTCAGTGCTAAAATTCCATCCCTGGGGGAGACATGGGAACATCTACTCCCAAGGCCCCAACCACAGACAAAGGTGCAGTTCCCCTAAGTTCTCTCTGAGCAGCCAATGACTTTATTAGGCTTCCTTACAAAGCACAGGTGAGGGTTTATTTCAGGGGTGTTGGTGTCCAGTCAGCAAAAGCTGTACCTAAAAATTCTCCATCAGCGGTGAGGGCTGTCTGTAGCCACATATAGATAGCACCCTTTCTCAACTTCGTCTGCCTGTATACTCCAGCTCCCCCCTCCCCAGCAAAGCCATGTGCAATCAAGGCAGTGTTGAATTCCCAAGATGGTGGTTGCTATCGGAGGAAAGTCGCATACAACAGCCAGTTCCAGACTGCTAAACTTCATGCAAGTGTCCAAAATCTTCTagtgaaatttcatttttaataaatcatTCTCTTCCAGATAAGCTCACCTCCCAACCAAAGACTTAGCAGGCTTCAGCCCATacgatatttttttttaattttgtgtgtgggtgtatgttaTGTGTCTGTGGTGCATGCTCGTGAACGTGCAGGCATATATGCCTGTGTACACACATCCAGAGGCCAGAGAAAGATGTCCAGTGTCATTCTCCATTGCTCTCTGCCTTGAGCCAGGGCCGTTCATCGAACCCATAGCTTCTAATTCATCTAGGCCAGGTCTCAGATTCCCCTCTGTGTACCCCTGTAAGCAGGTGTCACAAGCACACATGGTCGTGTTCAGTTTTGAACATCCTTTATCCACtgatctctccagcctcaggattttctttaaaaaatcaagctGGCAGGTTCTGAGACAGTATGGTAGCATTTTCTTCATGAAAAATGTGCAAGGAGGTTGTCTGAAGTAAATGGTAGCTTCTAGATCTCAGTGGTAGAATTTGCGGAATGTGGAAGCTATCCAACATGGAGGGGCAAGAGTGAAGGCAGACACCCATGTTTCCGTGTTCTGGGGCCAGTAATGAAGTTCACTGAGAAACCAGGAGAGCTGTACTTGGCAGTGTCATGAACGGGCAACGGCAATCCTAGCTAGTATTTGCGGGTTGCCCTTGAGGATGCTACCTGCTTACATCCAGATACATACAGTATGGTAGGAGACCTGAATGGCTGATGATGTCATCCTTTTCTGATACTATGTAACTCATCCCAAGGAGCCACTTGGTCAGGCTCCTCATGGCGTTCTATGGTGACAGCCTCCAGAGATTTCATGTATTTGGGTAAAACCCTCAAAGACAACACAAGAGAGcagtggggtttttgttgttgttgttgtaatcaTGTGACTCTAGATTTCTCCTTATTTCTAGCTTCTAGAAGTTTCAAAGCTTTGACAGTGTTAGGTCTTTGTCTAGTATGCAAAGTAGCAGCAAGCTATCTGTTGCACAGTAAATAAACCTTTGAATGGGACTCCTGGCTTCCCTTCGGTCACTCTCCTACTTGGTCTGCTTAATTCTTTGGGATGACATGCCTGGAATTAGTTTGAGTCCTTAAAGATCAGAGGTTCTCCTGTATGAATAATCACTTATCCACAGGAGTGGGAGGGAGCTTGTTCGATCAAGTTCCAGGGCGcacgcatgtgcgcgcgcgcgcacacacacacacacacacacacacacacacacacacacacccagtcaGATCTGGTAGACTTAGCTAAGCTGGTACCTAGCACTCTGCACTGACAGAAGTGTTAGTGTGCATCTGATTATCTTACCTCAACACTCCCTATACACCTAAACAGATGCACATGCCTATAGTGGACACGGAAAAAGAATGGGCATGCAGGCATTTTCACTGACCCCAAATCTGGCAACATTTGCAGatttattaaaacaacaacaacaaaaccattctGATTCCATCGGGAGAGGGGAAGCTAAGATTTAGGGACTATCTATAGGGAGTGGAAACTGTGAAGAAAGCTGCTTTTGAACTTGTATTAAAGGTGTTGTCTAAAGCAGACTACCCTTGTTAAACAGTGAATGCTGGATAGCATTGGCAGACTGATACTAGCCTGAGGTTTCTGCCGAGCTCTCAGGAGTACCTCTGGCCCTCCCTCTCAGTTCTGTGGAGCCCCTGGTATGTGGAATGAGGAAGCAGAATGGGAACCCCAGGATCACCTTGGTTAATCTGGTATGAGGAGCTGGTCtcgtcaccatggaaacacagaaCCCCTGTGCAGGACTCCTTATCTTTATTTTTCAAGGTTGGTTTTACATTCCAGGATAATCATCTCTCTGAGAACAATACAATAATTGGAGAACACAGGCGGTGGCTGGGACTGCTATAAGGACAGGAACTTGTCCACTGCTAAGTGTTTCTCAGACTCTTATATAGCGTTTAAAGAATGCTTTTCTCAACAGGAAGGTAACTAGGGAGTCCAGTTGGGAAGCAGGTATACTGTGTGCCAAGTAAGATTTCAGAGAAATGGGTTTCTGTAATACTCAGCTTGTTTTGAGATATTTCTTgtcagtttaatttttttcctagatATGCAAGAGGATGCACGAGAGAGGAACTGATAGCGTTCtataaaacattaaaatcttAGTCCTTCCAGCCTGCCATGGGCTGTTCCCATGGCCCTCAAAATAATAGCCTAATTTTAGAAACCAGGCTTAGGGCTTAGGCAAAACTGCATCATTTTAAAAACACCTGAAACAGGCTTCAACCTTGCAAGTGTCCCAAAgattattttccctacagactcAACTCAAGCTTGAACTAGGAACTGTTGGAAAGTAAGATACCGGATGTGCCCTGGGGTCAGTACACAGAGCCAAGAGGGTATTGATCTCTCTCCTGCTTTAGGCTCAACCTGGCACTCTCCTGTACCATGCTAATACTCATGCCCAGAAAATAGTAAGGAGAAGCCTGCTGGTTTAAACTCTGGaggtctattttattttactttattttatttactatattaaaaaaaaaacccgccATTGACATGCTGATTTTATCTCCTAGCAGAATGTTGTGATTGAACTATCTTTACTAAATACtgacttttaaaagaattttttatgTGTCTTGCCTTCATGTATGCATGCACCAGTTTCTTGTCTGGTGCCTGAAGATGtcaaaagagggcactggatcctccGAGACTGCAGTTACAGATTCTATGAGCAACCCTGTGgactctgggaattgaacctgcatC carries:
- the Sohlh2 gene encoding spermatogenesis- and oogenesis-specific basic helix-loop-helix-containing protein 2, coding for MADRISTGELGRRPGQGRVDLLLVGDATRYFLAGSVQKFFSSTAQITLTISNVKKVAALLAANSFDIIFLKVTSTLTAEEQEAVRLIRSGKKKNTHLLFAFVIPEKLRGYISDYGADISFNEPLTLEKVNTVINYWKTYFTNTDMGNTELPPECRLYFQTSCSELGGHFPTDLFLCSELLNNDTGLGLKAPLSSPERNKKASFLHSSKEKLRRERIKFCCEQLRTLLPYVKGRKSDVASVIEATVDYVKQVRESLSPAIMAQITESLQSNKRFSKRQMPIELFLPCTATSQRGDAMLTSAFSPVQEIQLLADQGLNVYSMPAAGGPLEEAVRGQPGSVSEDLYKTRVPSTTLSLNSFHAVRYCSGPVSPHEAAARTNQNISIYLPPTGPSVSSFTPQHCNAMLCPTRPASSSCLCTSGHELPASSRTASSSIFRGFRESDSGHQASQQPTGPSLQPQDSSYF